The bacterium DNA window CAATGGCTTGTTTAAAGGTTTCGATGGTATGAAAGTTACCAAAGGCAGTGACTGATGGATTATCAAATTCAACATCAAGATTAACCTGCCTTAGTTTTCGGACTAATTTTCGTTTCTTTTTCTCCAGAGCGATAATTTCTGGTCGTCGTTCTTGACGAGGGCGAGTATCTATTTGAGAAGTAGTAGAAGGTATCATAATTGGTCTCCTTTTTATGTTAACTTTAGTAATATGAATTACTTACATAAAGTATAGCATAGGAGGAGACCAATGTCAAGTATTTTTGTTAAAAAAATTGCAGATTTTTTAATGAGTTAAGTATTTATATATTAAGTGGTTAAAGGTATAGAGAAAAGGTCACTTGCCGATTTAAGGATAATAAAAGCGGGGACAAATATTGTGGGATATAATAATATTTTTATGGACAATTATTGTTGGAAGTAACAACAACAACCACCTAAGTCTCCCTATCTCCCTCAACTCTTTCTCTATCTCCTTATTTACCTTTACCCATGAAGACATAGCCTTAATAAACTTTTGCCATTCTAATGCCCGTTTACGCCAATATTCTAGCTCCCCTTTACGAACATACCGATGCCTACTTTTTCCATCTATAGAGGCAGAAAGATAATAGACTAAAGGTGCATCCTTTCTTAATCTGCGAGGTATAAATGATGCCGCTACCATAGGAGATCGCCCTATCGCTATCTCCTCAAATCTGTCTCTTTCCTTCTTTAAAATACTAATCTTCTTACGATGAATAGATATCTCTTCAAGCTCCATAACACCTATTATACAGATTAGGTGTTATTTTGTCAAAAAAAAATAATAAAATATAAATTTTTTATTACTTTGTTACCCTACCATCTTCTAATACCTTATTGACTCTATCTCTTATAAGTGTCATCTCTTATGTCTGAATTGAAGTAGTATTGTGTCCTCAGATTACCAGATTACTTTAATTTGGGGATTAGCTCTACAAGATAGCAAGGTGTGTTATAAAGGTTTCCATAGGATTTAATGGTTTCTTCATCAGAGATTGAGGCTCCTTTATATGAGAGGGTGATTCTCTTTGAGGCTAATTCTATTGTTCTCGCAGTATAGCTTAGGTTTCCCGAAAAGGCTACCTTGTGCCTTAAATTATCGGGAATCTCTGAGTATCTATTGAGGATGGATAAGGGCTTATTGAAAAGCCCAGGAAGGATTTCTATTGGTTCTGGAATTATTGTCTTTGCGGAAAAGATGTTGTAAAATGTGTTAGGTGGGGTATTAGAGAGAAGCCAATCTTGGGTATTCCTTAGATACTCAAAGGTTGGAAATATGGTTGATGTGCCTTTAAGATAGCCTTCATTGTCAAATAATCGCCTAATCCCTTTCATTTTACCATTCATAATATGGAACTCCTTTGCTGTCTTTATGGCTACAATTTATCCTTATGTCTCCACTATCAGAGCTGTAAATCCAGCCTTCTTCATCGGTGATTTGGTTAGGCTGGATTCTTTGGTTGGGTTTGGTATGGATAATAAAGACTTTGGGTGATTTATATATCTTATGGCCATAACCAAATTTTTCAATAACAACTTCTTTAGAAATAGGATGATTAGTTTCTTCATATATGCTTAATCTCCACCTTTCTATTCTTACAATATAAATTTTGTTCTTGCCTTCTATTTCCCATCTTCCTATATCTACTTTCTTGATAACCCCCCATTCTTTTAAAAAGCAACTTTTTTCTTTAAAAACCTTTCTTATTTCATCTGAAATTATCTTTCTATTCAATTCTTTTTCAACCCTCTTACCATCTCTTTCTGTATCAAATTTTATCTCAAATAGATATATTTCTTTTAAAAATGAAGTATGTGGAATTTTGTGAGAGTCAAAGTATTTAGAAATTTCATCTAATGGAGAGGGCCATTTTCTATTTTCCTGATAGTATCTATAAATTGCCACTCTCATTTCTTTTAATGCCTCCTCATTAAAATCTGAAGTTTGGCCTGATAATTTCAAATAATATATAAGAGGAGCAAGAGGAGGAGGGAGAAAAGGGAATGTAAAGATTATTATGCATATAATTGTAAGAAATAAAATCAATGTAACTAATCCCAAATGTGCTTTGATAGCTATTATAAAGTTTTTCAACTGATAGGAATTTGCTTTTTGAGGTATTTTGGATACCCCTTCAATCCCCCCTTCACTTTTGCTCATTATGGGGATATTTTAGCACAAGTTTTATCTTATGTCAATAAAAATTTATAAAATTTTGTGATTCAGACAGTAGAGGCTAATATTACAAGATTTTATTAAAGGGGGATAGGTGGAAAGATTAAAAGGGAATGGGATGGGAATGAATAGGAGTATTTTTATCTTCATTAGATCAAGAATAAAGGTAATTTTATAGGAGTTTCATTCCAGGAAAAGAAAAAAAGGGGTTTTTCAGGTGATTACTTCTAAAAAATGGACGCACCTCTCCTTATCCCTGTCCTGGTTTCAATCAGAGACAGGACAATCTTTATTATCAAGAATAAACCAGGCCGCATAGAATAAAAAGGTTTTTTTCATATGGCGAATACTTAGTTAGATTAAGGAGCCCGAGGATGTTTCAGGCTGTGAAGAAATTCTCGTTGTAACTGGCGAACCTTTTTGCGAAGTTTGCTTTTTCCTGGTTCAACTATGTCCATAATAATACTTGTGTATTCAGGAAAGCTTATCTGGGGAAGCTTATCTGGGGACACAATACCTAGCTTATCTGGGGACACAATAGCTTATCTGGGGACACAGCTTATCTGGGGACACAATACCTATTTTTAGGTTTGCGACCTGCTTTCTGAGGATGAAGTACGCAACCAAGCATCACTTCCAGTCTATTTATAAATGATTCATCTCCCAGTGGACGACCTGTCCCCTCATGGCGCCGGATTTGTTCCACATCCTCTTTTCTCATTTCTCCTTGCAAAAATTCCTTCCAATCTCCTGCCAGCTCAAGCAGTGGCAGAACTCGTACTAATCGGTCATCCTTTCCATTTATATGGGCACATGCACTCGACCATGCATATTCCCAGGCTTCTGAGACTATTTTTGCCCGAACAGGATTTAACTCAATGTATCGCACTGCCGCCATCAAATATCTCTCGTCCATAGGATATGAAGCGAATCTCCCTTGCCACAAATACCCTCGCCATTTTTCCCGAAAGTTAATCATACGCGTGTAACGTCGATGAGCCTCCCCTATAGCCCGAGATAAACCCTTTTCTGTCTGAG harbors:
- a CDS encoding IS1380 family transposase, coding for MIPSTTSQIDTRPRQERRPEIIALEKKKRKLVRKLRQVNLDVEFDNPSVTAFGNFHTIETFKQAI
- a CDS encoding transposase produces the protein MARIARVVVPEIPHHIIQRGNRRQKVFFQASDYESYISLLKEWCNRYSVEIWAYCLMPNHVHIVAVPQTEKGLSRAIGEAHRRYTRMINFREKWRGYLWQGRFASYPMDERYLMAAVRYIELNPVRAKIVSEAWEYAWSSACAHINGKDDRLVRVLPLLELAGDWKEFLQGEMRKEDVEQIRRHEGTGRPLGDESFINRLEVMLGCVLHPQKAGRKPKNRYCVPR